A stretch of the Bacillus licheniformis DSM 13 = ATCC 14580 genome encodes the following:
- a CDS encoding putative polysaccharide biosynthesis protein — protein sequence MSSKLLRGTFVLTLGTYISRILGMIYLIPFGAMVGATGGALFQYGYNQYTIFLSIATMGFPAAVSKFVSKYNSMGDYETTRRMLRAGMSMMLVTGIIAFSILYLSAPFFAEMALGGTENNGLTLEHVVYVIRMVSLALLVVPILALIRGFFQGHQMMGPTAVSQVVEQIARIVFLLTATYLVIKVLNGGLVVAVGYATFAALIGAFAGLFTLYFSWQKRKGALLALKPNLVPSADITYRQMFKELFSYAAPYVFVGLAIPLYQYIDTNTFNKAMIAAGYQNISQDLMAIVTLYVPKLVMIPVSLATAFGLTLIPAVTENFTNKDFPALNKQIDQAMQIILFIVLPASVGMALLSGPVYTFFYGSESLLPEMGRDILFWYAPVALLFSLFTVNAAILQGVNKQKFAVVSLMIGIVIKIALNVPLIKLLQGSGSILATALGYSASLLYGFIMIKRHAGYSYRKLFKRFLLMLILTAVMGIILLLVQALLSIFISYEGGQIRSAVVIFITTAVGGSVYLYLAYRVKLLEKIFGQRLNRFFKRKAS from the coding sequence ATGTCAAGCAAACTGTTAAGAGGCACATTTGTATTAACGCTTGGTACCTATATTTCAAGGATCCTCGGGATGATTTATCTGATTCCGTTCGGAGCCATGGTCGGTGCCACCGGCGGTGCCCTGTTCCAGTACGGTTATAATCAATATACGATTTTTTTAAGCATTGCGACCATGGGGTTTCCGGCGGCCGTGTCCAAGTTTGTTTCGAAATATAACTCGATGGGTGATTATGAAACAACGAGAAGGATGCTGCGCGCCGGAATGTCGATGATGCTCGTCACAGGCATCATTGCTTTCTCCATTCTATATTTGTCCGCCCCGTTTTTTGCAGAGATGGCCCTTGGCGGAACAGAAAACAACGGGCTGACGCTTGAACATGTCGTGTATGTCATTCGCATGGTCAGTCTCGCGCTACTGGTTGTGCCGATCTTGGCGCTGATCAGAGGCTTTTTCCAAGGTCACCAGATGATGGGGCCGACAGCCGTTTCACAGGTAGTTGAACAAATTGCCAGAATCGTCTTTCTATTAACGGCCACTTACTTGGTGATCAAAGTATTAAACGGCGGGCTTGTCGTCGCTGTCGGCTATGCGACTTTTGCGGCTTTGATCGGAGCGTTCGCCGGACTGTTCACTCTTTACTTTTCCTGGCAGAAAAGAAAAGGGGCGCTCCTGGCGCTGAAGCCGAACCTTGTTCCTTCAGCCGATATTACGTACCGGCAAATGTTTAAAGAGCTGTTCAGCTATGCCGCCCCTTATGTCTTTGTCGGGCTGGCGATACCGCTTTACCAGTACATTGATACGAATACGTTTAATAAAGCGATGATTGCAGCCGGCTATCAAAACATCAGCCAGGATTTGATGGCGATCGTGACGCTGTACGTGCCAAAGCTTGTGATGATTCCGGTATCTCTCGCGACGGCATTCGGGCTGACATTGATTCCGGCGGTGACTGAAAACTTTACCAACAAAGATTTCCCTGCTTTAAACAAACAGATTGATCAGGCGATGCAGATCATTCTCTTCATCGTTCTTCCGGCATCAGTCGGTATGGCTCTTTTGTCGGGGCCGGTTTACACGTTCTTTTACGGCTCGGAAAGCCTGCTCCCTGAAATGGGACGAGATATTTTGTTCTGGTACGCGCCTGTGGCGCTGTTATTCTCGCTCTTCACCGTCAACGCTGCAATTTTGCAGGGGGTGAACAAGCAGAAATTTGCGGTTGTCAGCTTGATGATCGGGATTGTGATCAAAATCGCGCTTAACGTTCCGCTCATCAAGCTGCTTCAAGGCAGCGGGTCGATTTTGGCAACGGCGCTCGGCTATTCAGCTTCACTCCTATACGGATTTATCATGATTAAACGCCATGCCGGCTATTCGTATCGCAAACTGTTTAAACGGTTTTTGCTGATGCTGATCCTGACGGCGGTCATGGGCATCATTTTGCTGCTTGTCCAGGCGCTTCTAAGTATTTTTATTTCATACGAAGGCGGGCAGATCAGGTCTGCTGTCGTCATTTTCATCACAACCGCAGTGGGCGGGTCAGTTTATCTGTACTTGGCTTACCGTGTGAAACTGCTCGAAAAAATCTTCGGTCAGCGATTGAATCGCTTTTTCAAAAGAAAGGCCTCCTAA
- a CDS encoding YesL family protein: MEQNVSMGRVLSFCEWVLKFFYANLLWFVFTMLGLGVFGFMPATTALFSVTRKWIMGKTDIPIFKTFWQAYRGEFFRSNAIGLILAAAGIIIYVDLAFIYPDHLLLHVLRFVIMVFGFLFLIMLFYMFPLLAHFDWKKRMYFKFSLILGISYLQYTLTMMAVTAMLYIAFAFLPGIVPFFSASLLSYAVMWLAYQVLKKAEAAEQKETVITTRHT, encoded by the coding sequence ATGGAACAAAACGTCTCCATGGGAAGGGTGCTGAGCTTTTGTGAATGGGTGCTGAAGTTTTTTTACGCCAATCTGCTGTGGTTTGTTTTTACTATGCTCGGCCTTGGCGTCTTCGGGTTTATGCCGGCGACGACTGCATTGTTTTCAGTGACGAGAAAATGGATCATGGGCAAAACCGATATTCCGATATTCAAAACGTTCTGGCAGGCGTACCGCGGCGAGTTTTTTCGTTCCAACGCCATCGGTCTCATTCTGGCGGCGGCCGGCATCATCATTTATGTAGATCTTGCTTTTATTTATCCGGATCATCTCCTATTGCACGTTCTCCGGTTCGTCATTATGGTTTTTGGATTTTTGTTTTTGATCATGCTGTTTTATATGTTCCCGCTGCTCGCCCATTTCGATTGGAAGAAGCGAATGTATTTCAAGTTTTCGCTGATTCTGGGCATATCGTATTTGCAGTATACATTAACGATGATGGCGGTCACTGCAATGCTTTATATCGCTTTTGCGTTTCTGCCCGGGATCGTTCCTTTTTTCAGTGCCAGTCTGCTTAGTTATGCGGTTATGTGGCTGGCATATCAAGTGTTGAAAAAAGCGGAAGCCGCAGAACAGAAGGAAACCGTCATAACGACAAGACACACTTAA
- a CDS encoding tetratricopeptide repeat protein, which translates to MYEFYEKNYFEAISCYKKAEAKLHKLTDEIEKAEFYYKIATAYYQIDDHFRSLNYSEKALSLFSKHKEYIDKTIGCEMILGSVQFELFRIKQAEEHYGRALDQAVALQNRRIIGLIYHNMGLNYAKCGMPLLAEEHFRKALSIGVHEQSVFGINTLFELSHLMYKNGSPEEARRLCKEGFTRSAELGEDEYAAKFRLIFALYDAGHPLDIEFSLEYMSDKRLWPHVAELTKDIADYYMKSGDHEKSALYLEKSQHAKNQIYKMKEGII; encoded by the coding sequence ATGTATGAGTTTTATGAGAAAAACTATTTTGAGGCGATCAGCTGTTACAAGAAAGCGGAAGCGAAGCTGCATAAACTGACCGATGAAATTGAAAAAGCGGAATTTTATTATAAAATCGCGACCGCCTACTACCAAATAGACGATCATTTCAGATCGTTGAACTACTCCGAAAAAGCGCTCTCACTTTTCAGCAAGCATAAAGAATACATAGACAAAACGATCGGATGCGAAATGATACTCGGATCGGTGCAGTTTGAATTGTTCCGCATCAAACAAGCTGAGGAGCACTACGGGCGGGCGCTTGATCAGGCCGTTGCCCTTCAAAACCGGCGAATCATCGGGCTGATCTATCATAATATGGGACTGAACTATGCCAAATGCGGCATGCCGCTTTTGGCGGAGGAGCACTTTAGAAAAGCCCTTTCAATCGGTGTCCATGAGCAATCGGTTTTTGGCATTAACACCCTTTTCGAGCTGTCTCACCTCATGTACAAAAACGGTTCTCCCGAAGAAGCGAGACGTCTCTGCAAAGAGGGATTTACCAGATCGGCCGAATTAGGAGAGGATGAATACGCAGCGAAGTTCAGGCTGATTTTCGCCCTGTATGACGCTGGCCATCCGCTCGATATTGAATTTTCGCTTGAATATATGAGTGATAAACGGCTATGGCCGCATGTTGCTGAACTGACAAAAGATATTGCCGACTATTACATGAAGTCAGGCGACCATGAAAAAAGCGCGCTTTACCTGGAAAAATCGCAGCATGCGAAAAATCAAATATATAAAATGAAGGAGGGGATTATATGA
- a CDS encoding rhodanese-like domain-containing protein: protein MTIKEISPDELKDRLAKGETLNIIDVREDEEVAEGMIPEAVHIKMGDIPEKLDVFQKDQPYIFVCRSGKRSENVCLYLQDKGFDVTNMVGGMLEWTGNTKPKTK from the coding sequence ATGACGATAAAAGAGATTTCGCCTGATGAACTGAAAGACAGGCTTGCAAAAGGAGAAACGCTGAACATTATCGACGTCAGAGAAGATGAAGAGGTGGCTGAAGGAATGATCCCTGAAGCCGTCCACATTAAAATGGGGGATATCCCTGAAAAACTCGACGTCTTTCAAAAAGATCAGCCTTATATTTTTGTGTGCCGATCAGGCAAACGAAGCGAAAATGTCTGCCTCTATTTGCAGGATAAAGGCTTTGATGTCACCAACATGGTCGGCGGCATGCTCGAATGGACCGGAAACACGAAGCCGAAAACAAAATAA
- a CDS encoding glycoside hydrolase family 88/105 protein, which produces MNQSLITKSPLYIAEEAAKTIMKAYTPKELPPAGRWHYHQGVFLCGLIRLWEETGKEAYFKYVKEYADDLIDDCGNFYFRRDELDAIQAGLLLYPLYEETGDERYRKAAKKLRGLFETLNQTEEGGFWHKDKYPYQMWLDGLYMGGPFALKYARAFNEPELYDKVILEEKLMRKHTKDCRTGLYYHAWDEKRQMPWADPVSGCSPEFWGRSIGWYALALSDMIELLPQGHSTRQEWTRTLQEMVKSIADFQDESTGLWHQVVDKGGLPDNWLESSCSCLYMYAMAKGARMGYIDSSYIDRATKAFKGLVEEKIEMSAKEGLLLKDICVGTSAGTYDYYVGREKSTNDLHGVGALVMAFVELEKTGRFSCGEAK; this is translated from the coding sequence ATGAATCAATCTCTCATCACAAAATCGCCTCTTTACATTGCTGAAGAAGCGGCCAAAACAATAATGAAAGCGTATACACCGAAAGAGCTGCCACCGGCCGGGCGCTGGCACTACCATCAGGGCGTATTTCTGTGCGGCCTGATTCGCCTTTGGGAAGAAACGGGGAAAGAAGCATACTTCAAATATGTAAAAGAATATGCCGATGATCTCATCGATGACTGCGGCAATTTTTATTTCAGGAGGGATGAGCTGGACGCTATACAAGCCGGACTTCTCCTTTATCCTTTGTACGAGGAGACGGGCGATGAACGCTACCGCAAAGCTGCAAAAAAGCTGAGGGGCCTTTTTGAAACGCTGAATCAAACAGAAGAAGGCGGTTTTTGGCATAAAGATAAATACCCTTACCAAATGTGGCTTGACGGGTTGTACATGGGAGGGCCTTTCGCACTCAAGTATGCAAGGGCGTTCAATGAGCCTGAACTTTACGATAAGGTCATCCTCGAGGAAAAACTAATGAGAAAGCATACGAAAGACTGCAGGACGGGATTATATTATCACGCGTGGGATGAAAAGAGGCAGATGCCTTGGGCCGACCCCGTCTCAGGCTGTTCTCCAGAATTTTGGGGAAGGTCAATCGGCTGGTACGCGCTTGCACTGAGCGACATGATCGAACTGCTCCCGCAGGGGCATAGCACAAGACAGGAGTGGACCCGGACGCTTCAAGAGATGGTCAAAAGCATTGCTGATTTTCAAGATGAAAGCACAGGGCTATGGCACCAGGTTGTCGATAAAGGCGGACTTCCGGACAATTGGCTCGAAAGCTCCTGCTCGTGTTTGTATATGTACGCGATGGCCAAAGGGGCTCGCATGGGCTATATTGATTCATCATATATTGATAGAGCGACAAAGGCTTTCAAAGGACTCGTCGAAGAAAAAATCGAGATGAGCGCAAAAGAAGGCTTGCTTTTAAAAGATATCTGCGTCGGAACTTCTGCAGGGACATACGATTATTATGTCGGACGGGAAAAAAGCACCAACGATCTTCACGGTGTCGGCGCCTTGGTTATGGCTTTTGTAGAACTTGAAAAGACCGGCCGTTTTTCCTGCGGGGAAGCGAAGTGA
- a CDS encoding pseudouridine synthase — protein MRLDKLLSNSGYGSRKEVKKMLKNGAVRVNDQLVKDAKKHVDPESDDITVYGAPVMYREFIYLMMNKPQGVLSATEDSRQETVVDLLDPELLRFEPFPVGRLDKDTEGLLLLTNDGQLAHQLLSPKKHVPKTYEVHVNKPIDQAALDQLEKGVDIGEGYVTKPAEASLLASENGVERLLLTITEGKFHQVKRMLKAVGHDVIYLKRLKMGDVDLDEELLPGEYRELSEHELAALQNKKTL, from the coding sequence ATGAGATTGGATAAACTGTTGTCAAACAGCGGCTATGGTTCGAGAAAAGAAGTCAAAAAAATGCTGAAAAACGGCGCGGTGCGCGTCAATGATCAATTAGTCAAAGACGCCAAAAAGCACGTTGACCCGGAATCAGACGACATCACGGTATACGGGGCACCCGTCATGTACCGGGAATTTATTTACTTAATGATGAACAAGCCGCAAGGAGTGCTGTCAGCAACAGAAGACAGCCGGCAGGAAACGGTTGTCGATTTGCTCGACCCGGAGCTGCTGAGGTTTGAGCCGTTTCCTGTCGGAAGGCTTGACAAGGATACTGAGGGACTGCTGCTTCTGACGAATGACGGACAGTTGGCACACCAGCTTTTATCTCCGAAAAAACACGTACCTAAAACGTATGAAGTCCATGTCAATAAGCCGATTGATCAAGCGGCACTTGATCAGCTTGAAAAAGGGGTCGATATCGGTGAAGGATATGTCACGAAACCTGCTGAAGCATCGCTTCTGGCAAGCGAAAACGGCGTAGAACGCCTGCTTTTGACAATAACGGAAGGAAAATTTCATCAGGTGAAAAGAATGCTGAAGGCGGTCGGCCATGACGTCATCTATTTAAAGCGGCTGAAAATGGGGGATGTCGATCTCGATGAAGAGCTATTGCCAGGGGAATACAGGGAGCTCTCTGAACACGAGCTTGCCGCATTGCAAAACAAAAAGACACTCTGA
- a CDS encoding sporulation protein Cse60, which yields MLKVAVFDEEHEKDLQHEINEFLKKLSEDQLVDIKYDVSAACDPQGEQLYCFSALILYRT from the coding sequence ATGCTGAAGGTGGCCGTATTTGATGAAGAACACGAAAAAGATTTGCAGCATGAAATCAATGAATTCTTAAAAAAGCTGTCGGAAGACCAGCTGGTCGATATAAAATATGACGTATCAGCCGCATGCGATCCTCAAGGCGAACAGCTTTACTGTTTTTCAGCGTTAATCTTATACAGGACATAA
- a CDS encoding NAD(P)/FAD-dependent oxidoreductase, giving the protein MKYFDVIVIGGGPSGLMAAIAAGEQGADVLLIDKGNKLGRKLAISGGGRCNVTNRLPVDEIIRHIPGNGRFLYSAFSEFNNEDIIKFFERLGVKLKEEDHGRMFPVSDKAQSVVDALLTRLEQLHVSVRTNEKVKTVLYNEEKACGIVTGSGEEIAAGSVVIAVGGKSVPHTGSTGDGYEWAEKAGHTITELFPTEVPVTSDEPFINQKTLQGLSLRNVALSVLNKKGKPVITHQMDMIFTHFGLSGPAVLRCSQFVVKELKKQEKVRLKIDLFPDIHEEQLFQRMHKELKDAPKKSLKNVLKPWMQERYLLFLFERNKIDPSETFSSLSKDRFRAFVKDCKEFTVNVNGTLSLDKAFVTGGGVSVKEIDPKKMASKKKEGLYFCGEILDIHGYTGGYNITSALVTGRLAGLNAGEFSLCRRKK; this is encoded by the coding sequence ATGAAGTATTTTGATGTCATCGTCATCGGCGGAGGCCCCTCAGGATTGATGGCCGCAATCGCGGCCGGTGAACAGGGGGCGGACGTTCTCTTAATCGACAAAGGAAACAAACTCGGACGCAAGCTGGCCATTTCTGGAGGCGGACGGTGCAATGTGACGAACCGCTTGCCGGTTGATGAGATCATCCGGCATATTCCCGGAAACGGACGCTTTTTGTACAGCGCTTTTTCTGAATTTAACAATGAGGACATCATCAAGTTTTTTGAGCGTCTGGGCGTCAAGCTGAAAGAGGAAGATCACGGAAGAATGTTTCCTGTCTCCGACAAGGCGCAAAGCGTAGTGGATGCACTTTTAACAAGGCTCGAACAGCTTCATGTAAGCGTACGTACAAACGAAAAAGTGAAAACTGTCCTATACAATGAAGAAAAAGCGTGCGGGATCGTGACGGGCAGCGGTGAAGAAATTGCAGCGGGATCTGTCGTTATTGCTGTCGGCGGGAAAAGCGTCCCCCATACGGGATCGACCGGAGACGGCTATGAATGGGCGGAAAAAGCCGGCCATACGATTACGGAACTGTTTCCTACAGAGGTTCCGGTTACGTCTGACGAGCCATTTATCAATCAGAAAACATTGCAGGGCCTATCACTGAGAAACGTCGCCCTCAGCGTATTGAACAAAAAAGGAAAGCCGGTCATCACCCACCAAATGGATATGATTTTTACCCATTTTGGACTGTCCGGACCCGCAGTCCTCAGATGCAGCCAATTTGTCGTCAAAGAGTTGAAAAAGCAGGAAAAAGTCAGGCTGAAAATCGACTTGTTCCCTGATATTCATGAGGAACAGCTTTTTCAACGCATGCATAAAGAATTGAAGGACGCTCCGAAGAAATCACTCAAAAACGTGCTGAAGCCTTGGATGCAGGAAAGGTATCTGCTGTTTCTTTTCGAGCGCAACAAGATTGATCCTTCTGAAACCTTCTCTTCCCTTTCCAAAGACCGTTTCAGAGCTTTCGTCAAAGACTGTAAAGAGTTTACTGTCAACGTGAACGGCACCCTTTCGCTTGACAAAGCCTTTGTGACCGGCGGAGGGGTTTCCGTAAAAGAAATCGATCCTAAAAAAATGGCGTCCAAAAAAAAGGAAGGGCTTTATTTCTGCGGGGAAATCCTCGATATTCACGGCTATACGGGTGGGTATAATATCACATCCGCGCTTGTCACAGGCAGACTTGCAGGCTTGAATGCAGGCGAATTTTCGCTTTGCCGGAGAAAAAAATAA
- a CDS encoding DeoR family transcriptional regulator, which yields MKPSTNRMLTRIKSVYMFIQEKGLVTTQELVDEFGTTPRTIQRDLNVLAYNDLVHSPSRGKWETTRKKVKISS from the coding sequence TTGAAACCTTCAACAAACCGAATGCTAACCAGGATCAAATCAGTCTACATGTTCATTCAAGAAAAGGGACTCGTTACAACCCAGGAACTGGTTGATGAATTTGGCACTACACCGAGAACAATCCAGCGTGATCTGAATGTGTTGGCATACAACGATCTAGTACACAGCCCCAGCAGAGGCAAATGGGAGACTACAAGAAAAAAAGTGAAAATCTCCTCATAG
- a CDS encoding Gfo/Idh/MocA family protein, which yields MKKYAICGLSGRAFNMFIEPLVGKYGKENRIAALLDIDPLREEVCKERFPALRPVPFFEEKAFTEMLDKIKPDAIIVAGRDDTHVRYILGALRADIDVITEKPMVTTARDAAAVLKAEAESKGKVTVTFNYRYNPYHRKIKELILDGKLGTITSVDLNWYIDTYHGASYFKRWNRMRAFSGGLSVHKSTHHFDLVNWWLDQTPSEVFAYGGLYYYGPRGEMNPEKGENRYCGTCHVKKKCRYYMRWQAGDPQDDHVKTNESQHLLYTDYRPDACIFDEEIDIEDTYAAVLKYGKGALLNYSVHFSAPYEGYRLAINGTKGRLETQEYHAPARVPFEVPEQTIDYYPLFESKETIRVVRQPGGHGGGDPLLLEELFGGGDPLRNYDILAGAEAGAYSIAAGEALWRSIKEKKPIGISELLHTRQYT from the coding sequence ATGAAAAAATATGCGATATGCGGTCTGAGCGGCCGCGCTTTTAACATGTTTATCGAGCCTCTGGTGGGAAAATACGGGAAAGAAAACCGCATCGCTGCGCTCTTGGACATCGATCCGCTGAGGGAGGAAGTCTGCAAAGAAAGGTTTCCGGCGCTTCGCCCCGTCCCGTTTTTCGAAGAGAAAGCGTTTACCGAAATGCTTGACAAAATCAAGCCGGACGCCATTATTGTAGCAGGCCGTGATGATACGCATGTCCGCTATATATTGGGCGCTTTACGGGCAGATATTGACGTGATCACTGAAAAGCCGATGGTGACAACGGCACGGGATGCGGCAGCCGTGTTAAAAGCCGAAGCCGAGAGCAAAGGAAAAGTGACCGTTACGTTTAACTATCGCTACAATCCGTACCACCGCAAGATCAAAGAGCTGATACTTGACGGAAAGCTTGGCACGATTACGTCGGTTGATTTGAACTGGTACATCGATACGTATCACGGCGCAAGCTATTTTAAACGCTGGAACAGGATGAGAGCATTCTCAGGCGGTCTTTCCGTCCATAAGTCAACCCATCATTTCGATCTTGTCAATTGGTGGCTTGATCAAACGCCCAGCGAGGTTTTTGCCTACGGCGGTCTGTACTACTACGGACCCCGCGGCGAAATGAATCCTGAAAAAGGGGAAAACCGCTATTGCGGAACATGCCATGTCAAGAAGAAATGCCGCTATTATATGAGGTGGCAGGCAGGCGACCCGCAGGACGACCATGTCAAGACCAATGAAAGCCAGCATCTGCTCTATACCGATTACAGGCCTGACGCGTGTATTTTCGATGAAGAAATCGACATCGAGGATACGTATGCAGCCGTTTTGAAATACGGCAAAGGGGCGCTGCTGAATTACTCCGTTCATTTTTCAGCCCCGTATGAAGGCTACCGGCTTGCAATCAACGGGACAAAGGGAAGGCTTGAAACACAGGAATATCATGCTCCGGCAAGAGTCCCATTTGAAGTTCCCGAACAGACCATCGATTATTATCCGCTGTTTGAATCGAAAGAAACGATTCGCGTCGTCAGGCAGCCCGGCGGGCATGGCGGAGGAGACCCGCTGCTTTTGGAGGAGCTGTTTGGCGGAGGAGACCCTTTGAGGAATTACGACATTCTGGCCGGTGCCGAAGCAGGCGCCTATTCAATTGCAGCCGGCGAGGCATTGTGGCGCTCCATCAAAGAAAAAAAGCCGATAGGAATCAGTGAACTTCTGCATACCCGGCAATATACATAA
- the opuD gene encoding glycine betaine transporter OpuD: MLKNISSVFWIVIVITAAAVLWGIVAPDNLQALTTSIQGYVTNTLGWYYLLVVSLFVAFSIFLIFSPIGKIRLGKPEEKPEFSRLSWFAMLFSAGMGIGLVFYGAAEPISHYAISSPSGETETAQAFRDSLRYTFFHWGLHAWAIYAIVALCIAYFQFRKDAPGLISATLFPVFGDRVNGPLGKGIDCIAVFATVVGVATSLGIGATQINGGLHYLFGVPNSFQVQLAIIAVITVLFLISAWSGIGKGIKYLSNTNMVLAGVLMIFMLFVGPTVLIMNSFTDTIGTYISNVVQMSFRLAPNDPDSREWINSWTIFYWAWWISWSPFVGIFIARVSRGRTIREFLIAVLFAPTVLAFLWFSIFGVSAMDLQQKGIFNVAKLSTDTMLFGMFDHYPLAMITSIVALLLIAVFFITSADSATFVLGMQTTYGSLNPENSVKISWGIIQSAMAGALLYSGGLSALQNTAILAALPFSVVVILMIVSLYKSLSQERKEIKQAEKFQKPRSPRVKKA; the protein is encoded by the coding sequence ATTTTGAAAAATATTTCAAGCGTTTTTTGGATTGTGATTGTTATCACAGCAGCAGCTGTATTATGGGGAATCGTTGCTCCGGATAACCTTCAGGCGTTAACGACTTCGATTCAAGGTTATGTTACAAACACACTCGGATGGTATTACTTATTGGTGGTTTCTCTGTTTGTCGCATTCAGCATCTTTTTGATCTTCAGTCCGATTGGAAAGATCAGATTAGGGAAACCTGAAGAAAAACCTGAATTCTCTCGATTATCTTGGTTTGCCATGCTTTTTAGCGCAGGTATGGGCATTGGTCTCGTATTTTATGGCGCGGCTGAACCGATCAGCCATTATGCCATTAGCTCTCCATCAGGTGAAACAGAAACAGCCCAGGCCTTCAGAGATTCTCTGAGGTATACATTTTTCCACTGGGGATTGCATGCTTGGGCGATCTATGCGATCGTTGCCCTTTGCATCGCATACTTTCAATTCAGAAAAGACGCGCCTGGCTTGATCAGCGCGACGCTGTTTCCGGTCTTCGGCGACAGAGTCAACGGACCGCTTGGAAAAGGGATTGACTGCATCGCTGTATTTGCAACCGTCGTCGGTGTAGCGACTAGTCTCGGAATCGGCGCCACGCAGATCAACGGCGGACTCCATTATCTATTCGGAGTGCCGAACAGCTTCCAGGTGCAGCTGGCGATCATTGCAGTCATCACCGTTCTGTTTTTAATTTCCGCTTGGAGCGGAATCGGAAAAGGCATCAAGTATTTGAGCAATACGAACATGGTGCTGGCCGGCGTCCTGATGATCTTTATGCTGTTTGTCGGACCGACGGTGTTAATTATGAACTCGTTTACGGACACGATCGGAACGTATATCTCCAATGTGGTGCAAATGAGCTTCCGCCTTGCGCCTAATGATCCGGACAGCCGTGAATGGATCAATTCATGGACGATTTTCTACTGGGCTTGGTGGATCTCCTGGTCGCCGTTTGTCGGTATTTTCATCGCCCGCGTATCAAGGGGGCGCACAATCAGGGAATTTTTGATTGCCGTCTTGTTTGCGCCTACTGTGCTGGCGTTTCTATGGTTTTCAATTTTCGGGGTTTCAGCGATGGATCTTCAGCAAAAAGGGATTTTCAACGTTGCAAAACTGTCTACAGACACGATGCTGTTTGGAATGTTTGACCACTACCCGCTGGCTATGATTACATCTATCGTTGCCTTGTTGCTCATTGCCGTATTCTTTATCACTTCTGCAGACTCGGCAACATTTGTTCTCGGAATGCAAACGACTTACGGTTCACTGAATCCTGAGAATTCGGTCAAGATATCATGGGGCATCATCCAGTCAGCAATGGCTGGGGCGCTCCTGTATTCAGGCGGACTATCGGCGCTGCAAAACACCGCCATCCTGGCCGCACTGCCGTTCTCAGTCGTCGTGATTCTCATGATTGTATCGTTATATAAATCTCTGTCACAAGAACGAAAAGAGATTAAACAAGCCGAGAAATTCCAGAAGCCAAGAAGCCCGAGGGTGAAAAAAGCGTAA
- a CDS encoding DUF1992 domain-containing protein gives MGEEFEKRYLYWIDEAVKESEKKDDFKSLPGYGKPLSKEMLEGDALSSTLKNARYLPEWLKLQKEIKQEIEKAIKSNQRETLIDAINQKIKKYNLTCPNQFQKGLVSAKNLESQLKYWS, from the coding sequence ATGGGTGAAGAATTTGAAAAACGATATCTTTACTGGATTGATGAAGCCGTGAAGGAGAGCGAAAAGAAAGACGATTTCAAGTCCCTCCCCGGTTATGGAAAACCGCTCAGCAAAGAGATGCTCGAGGGGGATGCGCTTTCGTCAACCCTTAAAAACGCCCGATATCTGCCGGAATGGCTGAAGCTGCAAAAGGAAATTAAACAAGAGATTGAAAAAGCGATCAAATCGAATCAGCGCGAAACGCTGATTGATGCCATCAACCAAAAAATTAAAAAATACAACCTCACCTGTCCGAACCAATTCCAAAAAGGCCTTGTTTCAGCCAAAAACCTCGAAAGTCAGCTCAAATATTGGAGCTGA